Proteins encoded by one window of Panicum virgatum strain AP13 chromosome 7N, P.virgatum_v5, whole genome shotgun sequence:
- the LOC120682198 gene encoding putative pentatricopeptide repeat-containing protein At3g23330: protein MSIAAAAYAPSPPPPPPSWAYQIRVAAAQGHFRDAVSVFLRMRASAAPRSSVPASLPAALKSCAALGLRALGASLHGLAIRSGAFADRFTANALLNFYCKLPDSSLHSSGVTTVDGAGSPTALESVRKVFDGMLERDVVSWNTLVLGCAEEGRHQEALGLVRKMWRDGFRPDSFTLSSVLPIFAECADVRRGMEVHGFAIRNGFDKDVFIGSSLIDMYANCTRTDYSVKVFDNLPVRDPILWNSMLAGCAQNGSVEEALGIFRRMLQAGVRPVPVTFSSLIPACGNLASLRFGKKLHAYVIQGGFQDNLFISSSLIDMYCKCGEISIARLIFDRMPSPDIVSWTAMIMGYALHGPASEALVLFERMKLGNVKPNHITFLAVLTACSHAGLVDKGRKYFNSMSDHYGIVPTLEHCTALADILGRAGELDQAYNFISKMQIKPTASVWSTLLRACRVHKNTSLAEEVAKKIMELEPRCIGSHVVLSNVYSASGRWNEAACLRKSMRNKGMKKDPSCSWIEVKNKLHVFVAHDRSHPWYDRIIDALNVFSEKMARQGYVPNTEDVFQDIEEEQKRYVLCGHSEKLAIVFGIISTPPGTTIRVIKNLRVCIDCHTVTKYISKLAEREIVLRDLNRFHHFKDGNCSCGDFW, encoded by the coding sequence ATGTccatcgccgctgccgcctatGCACCGTCgccccctccacctccgccctcgTGGGCTTACCAGATCCGCGTGGCCGCCGCCCAGGGCCACTTCCGCGACGCCGTCTCCGTCTTCCTCCGAAtgcgcgcctccgccgcgccgcgctcgtcCGTGCCGGCCTCCCTCCCGGCGGCGCTCAAGTCCTGCGCCGCCCTCGGCCTCCGCGCCCTCGGCGCCTCCCTCCACGGGCTGGCCATCCGCTCCGGCGCATTCGCCGACCGCTTCACCGCCAACGCCCTCCTCAACTTCTACTGCAAGCTACCAGATTCGTCTCTCCACTCCTCCGGGGTGACCACTGTGGATGGCGCGGGATCACCGACCGCATTGGAGAGCGTGCGCAAGGTGTTCGACGGAATGCTCGAGAGGGACGTGGTATCGTGGAACACTTTGGTGCTGGGCTGCGCGGAGGAAGGGAGGCACCAGGAAGCGCTGGGATTGGTCAGGAAGATGTGGAGGGATGGGTTCAGGCCTGACTCGTTCACCTTGTCCAGTGTCCTGccaatctttgccgagtgtgctGATGTCAGGAGAGGCATGGAGGTGCATGGTTTTGCAATCAGGAATGGGTTTGACAAAGATGTGTTTATTGGCAGTAGCCTGATTGATATGTATGCAAATTGCACTCGGACAGATTACTCTGTTAAGGTGTTCGACAATCTCCCAGTACGTGACCCAATTCTGTGGAACTCCATGCTCGCAGGGTGTGCACAAAATGGTTCGGTTGAGGAGGCTCTTGGAATATTTCGTCGGATGCTGCAGGCTGGAGTTAGGCCTGTGCCTGTGACGTTCTCGAGTCTCATACCTGCTTGTGGAAATTTGGCGTCGTTGCGTTTTGGGAAGAAGCTGCACGCCTATGTGATCCAGGGTGGGTTTCAAGATAATTTGTTTATATCTAGCTCCCTGATTGACATGTACTGCAAATGTGGGGAAATTAGCATTGCCCGTCTCATCTTTGACAGGATGCCTTCACCAGACATTGTATCATGGACCGCTATGATCATGGGGTATGCATTGCATGGTCCAGCAAGTGAGGCTCTTGTGCTGTTTGAGAGAATGAAATTGGGAAATGTGAAGCCTAATCATATCACCTTTCTTGCGGTTCTGACTGCATGCAGTCATGCTGGATTGGTGGATAAGGGCAGGAAGTATTTCAATAGTATGTCGGATCATTATGGAATTGTTCCTACTTTAGAGCATTGTACAGCACTTGCAGATATCCTTGGCCGTGcaggagagttagatcaagcaTATAATTTTATATCTAAGATGCAAATAAAGCCAACTGCAAGCGTGTGGTCCACATTGTTAAGGGCTTGCAGAGTCCATAAAAATACTTCACTAGCTGAGGAAGTAGCCAAGAAAATTATGGAGCTTGAGCCAAGGTGCATCGGATCTCATGTAGTTTTATCAAATGTGTATTCAGCTTCTGGGAGATGGAATGAAGCAGCATGCCTAAGGAAATCTATGAGAAATAAGGGTATGAAGAAGGATCCATCTTGCAGTTGGATTGAAGTGAAGAATAAACTGCATGTGTTTGTAGCTCATGATAGGTCCCATCCTTGGTATGATAGGATTATTGATGCACTGAATGTTTTCTCAGAGAAGATGGCACGCCAAGGATATGTGCCTAACACAGAGGATGTTTTCCAGGATATTGAAGAAGAGCAGAAGAGATATGTGTTATGTGGTCACAGTGAGAAACTTGCTATAGTGTTTGGTATTATAAGCACACCACCTGGAACCACAATTCGTGTGATCAAGAATCTCCGAGTCTGTATTGATTGCCACACAGTAACGAAATATATTTCAAAATTAGCTGAGAGGGAGATTGTTTTGCGTGATCTGAACCGTTTCCACCACTTTAAGGATGGAAATTGTTCCTGTGGGGACTTTTGGTGA